In Alteribacter lacisalsi, a genomic segment contains:
- a CDS encoding polysaccharide deacetylase family protein has product MKRLFVFLCTLLVVLSAFGAWGTGAWAEQDTEPEWWWKKDKTVQEQPPLKGGPEKDMRDLTPVNNNVLAEQYPGIVFVRGPGDANRVALTFDDGPDPDYTPLILDVLKEYDVPATFFLMGARAAMNPELTKRIDSEGHEIANHTYWHPDLVEEGEVDILVEEVNRTEDTLADILGYRTRLFRAPYGFLYEELVEELDNLNYSVIAWDVDSLDWEDLTPEEISENVLPIVVPGSIILMHDGGSPETDRTQTAESLRIIIPELQEQGYEFVTVSELLNIPATMEEAQ; this is encoded by the coding sequence TTGAAAAGACTGTTCGTTTTTTTATGTACATTACTCGTCGTATTGTCTGCATTTGGAGCGTGGGGTACAGGGGCCTGGGCAGAACAGGATACAGAACCTGAGTGGTGGTGGAAGAAAGACAAAACCGTACAGGAGCAGCCGCCGCTTAAAGGCGGCCCGGAAAAAGACATGCGCGATCTGACTCCGGTAAACAATAATGTCCTTGCCGAGCAGTATCCAGGGATCGTTTTTGTGAGGGGACCGGGCGACGCGAATCGCGTGGCTCTGACTTTTGATGATGGCCCTGACCCTGACTATACTCCTCTGATTCTCGATGTTCTAAAAGAATATGATGTGCCGGCTACCTTTTTTCTTATGGGCGCACGAGCAGCAATGAACCCGGAACTTACGAAGCGGATTGACAGTGAAGGACACGAGATCGCGAACCATACCTATTGGCACCCGGACCTCGTGGAGGAAGGAGAGGTGGATATCCTTGTAGAGGAGGTAAACCGGACAGAGGATACGCTTGCTGATATTCTCGGGTACCGTACAAGGCTGTTCAGGGCTCCGTATGGATTCCTTTACGAAGAACTTGTGGAGGAACTGGACAACCTCAACTACTCTGTCATCGCATGGGACGTAGATTCTCTTGACTGGGAAGACCTGACTCCTGAAGAAATCTCAGAGAATGTGCTTCCAATTGTTGTACCTGGTTCGATCATTCTCATGCATGATGGAGGTTCCCCTGAAACAGACCGGACGCAGACTGCTGAATCACTGAGGATCATTATCCCTGAACTTCAGGAACAGGGCTATGAATTCGTTACAGTATCCGAGCTGCTGAATATACCTGCAACGATGGAAGAAGCACAATAA
- a CDS encoding 7-carboxy-7-deazaguanine synthase QueE: MSEFALPDQEEYLNWKLPMVEIFETVEGEGTAAGYPTVFVRVFHCNLRCHWCDTPYSYAPAKPEFEATIGEIVERIREFDSRYICFTGGEPLIHGKKSAALLKAMAAIPEIVDIHIETNGAIDLEPFEHLRRSDADTGKKARYVMDYKLSASGERNRMIHSNFTHLQKQDEVKFVIANDEDFEEAKEVVRTEHRQAHVLFSPVWESMPPKRLVEKVLASKLSMVKVSLQLHKIIWHPDQRGV; the protein is encoded by the coding sequence ATGAGTGAATTTGCCCTCCCGGATCAGGAAGAATACCTAAATTGGAAGCTTCCTATGGTCGAAATTTTTGAAACGGTGGAAGGGGAAGGCACGGCAGCAGGCTATCCGACTGTGTTTGTTCGGGTGTTTCACTGCAACCTTCGCTGCCACTGGTGTGACACGCCCTACAGCTATGCACCGGCAAAACCGGAATTTGAAGCGACCATCGGTGAAATTGTTGAACGTATTCGGGAGTTCGACAGCCGCTACATCTGCTTTACAGGGGGAGAGCCGCTGATTCACGGCAAAAAATCAGCTGCTCTGCTTAAAGCCATGGCTGCTATTCCTGAAATTGTTGATATTCACATTGAAACAAACGGGGCGATTGATCTCGAACCCTTTGAACACTTGCGTCGGAGCGATGCGGACACAGGAAAAAAAGCCCGTTATGTAATGGACTATAAACTGTCCGCTTCCGGTGAGCGAAACCGGATGATTCACAGTAATTTTACTCATCTGCAGAAGCAGGACGAAGTGAAATTCGTTATTGCCAACGATGAAGATTTTGAAGAGGCGAAAGAGGTAGTACGGACTGAACACAGGCAGGCTCATGTCCTGTTCAGTCCGGTCTGGGAGTCCATGCCTCCAAAAAGGCTTGTTGAAAAAGTGCTTGCCAGTAAGCTTTCAATGGTAAAAGTAAGTCTTCAGCTTCACAAAATCATCTGGCACCCTGATCAAAGAGGTGTATAA